A part of Dreissena polymorpha isolate Duluth1 chromosome 13, UMN_Dpol_1.0, whole genome shotgun sequence genomic DNA contains:
- the LOC127855113 gene encoding ATP-binding cassette sub-family F member 2-like: MPSDAKKKREQKKKEAAKKGKKPQAATNGDVTNGAENVEDANGEEENEVNGLADQIDELTLAAKHRSVAGVLASHPESRDVHLDRMTIRFHGAELLVDSRLELNCGRRYGLIGLNGCGKSTLLAALAHKELPIPDHIDTFLLRREMPPSDKTALECVMEVDTERIRLEREAEVLGSKDDHESHDRLMDVYERLEEMDSVQAERRAAYILNGLGFTRKMQGTAVKHFSGGWRMRIALARALFIKPALLLLDEPTNHLDLNACVWLEDELKTYKRILVVISHSQDFLNGVCTNIIHMNKKLLKVYGGNYDSYIQTRWELEENQMKKYRWEQDQIAHMKNYIARFGHGSAKLARQAQSKEKTLKKMVDGGLAEKVTADKTLSFYFPSCGTLPPPVIMVQHVSFRYNDQSAYIYKDLDFGVDLDTRVALVGPNGAGKSTLLKLIVGELIPTDGLIRRHSHLKIGRYHQHLHEILDMSMSALDWMMMKFPEIKEREEMRKIIGRFGLSGQQQIVPMRSLSDGQRCRVIFAWLSWQSPHLLLLDEPTNHLDIETIDALADAINEFEGGMILVSHDFRLISQVTDEIWICANEKITKFEGDIFKYKHKLVKIVKEENERLLETKK; this comes from the exons ATGCCGTCAGATGCTAAAAAGAAGCGAGAGCAGAAAAAGAAAGAGGCGGCAAAGAAAGGCAAGAAGCCACAGGCTGCAACAAATGGAGATGTAACCAATGGGGCAGAAAATGTCGAAGATGCAAATGGAGAAGAGGAAAATGAAG TGAATGGTTTGGCAGACCAGATAGATGAGTTGACCCTGGCAGCCAAACACAGGTCAGTAGCGGGTGTTCTCGCCTCCCATCCAGAGTCTCGAGACGTCCACTTGGACCGCATGACAATCCGTTTCCATGGCGCTGAATTGCTGGTTGACAGCAGACTAGAGCTTAACTGTGGTCGAAGATATGGGCTTATTGGGCTCAATGGATGTG GCAAGTCCACATTGCTGGCTGCGCTGGCCCATAAAGAGTTGCCCATTCCCGACCACATTGACACGTTCCTGCTACGTCGAGAGATGCCGCCCAGTGACAAGACAGCCCTGGAGTGTGTGATGGAGGTAGATACAGAACGCATTAGACTGGAGAGGGAGGCAGAGGTGCTGGGTTCCAAGGATGATCACG AATCTCATGACCGCCTCATGGACGTATACGAGCGTCTAGAGGAGATGGACTCAGTGCAGGCAGAGCGACGAGCGGCCTACATACTCAACGGTCTCGGCTTCACACGCAAGATGCAGGGTACAGCCGTGAAACACTTCTCGGGAGGCTGGCGCATGAGGATCGCGTTGGCCAGGGCGCTGTTTATCAAGCCTGCCCTGCTACTGCTGGACGAGCCTACCAACCACCTTGACCTGAACGCCTGCGTGTGGCTGGAAGATGAGCTCAAGAC ctACAAGAGGATTCTTGTGGTGATCTCTCACTCCCAAGATTTCCTCAATGGTGTCTGCACCAACATCATCCACATGAACAAGAAACTACTCAAAGTCTATGGT GGTAACTATGACAGCTACATTCAGACTCGCTGGGAGTTGGAGGAGAATCAGATGAAGAAGTATCGTTGGGAACAGGACCAGATAGCTCACATGAAG AACTACATAGCTCGGTTTGGTCACGGCAGTGCAAAGCTGGCTAGACAAGCTCAAAGCAAGGAGAAAACACTGAAGAAGATGGTGGACGGAGGTCTGGCCGAGAAGGTCACTGCTGATAAG acgCTGTCGTTTTACTTTCCAAGCTGTGGTACACTGCCCCCACCTGTCATCATGGTCCAGCATGTTAGCTTTAGATACAATGACCAGTCG GCCTACATTTACAAGGACCTGGATTTTGGAGTGGATTTGGACACAAGGGTGGCGTTGGTGGGGCCTAATGGGGCGGGAAAGTCCACCCTGCTCAAACTGATTGTCGGAGAG TTGATCCCAACAGATGGTCTGATTAGAAGACATTCACACCTAAAAATTGGCCGCTATCATCAG CATCTACACGAGATACTGGACATGTCAATGTCGGCCCTGGATTGGATGATGATGAAGTTCCCAGAGATAAAGGAGCGGGAAGAGATGAGGAAGATTATTGGACGCTTCGGTCTCTCAGGGCAACAACAG ATTGTGCCCATGAGGAGTTTGTCGGACGGTCAGCGTTGCCGGGTGATATTTGCCTGGTTGTCATGGCAAAGCCCCCACCTGCTGCTACTGGATGAGCCTACCAACCACCTGGACATAGAGACGATAGATGCACTGGCAGACGCCATCAATGAGTTTGAGGGAGGCATGATACTGGTCAGCCACGACTTCAGACTCATTTCGCAG GTGACAGATGAGATATGGATCTGTGCCAATGAAAAGATCACCAAATTCGAGGGTGACATcttcaaatacaaacacaaacttGTGAAGATTGTGAAGGAGGAAAATGAGAGACTTCTCGAGACCAAAAAATGA